The segment TCTGCCCAGCACGCGCCTCCAAGGTAGGGTTTCTCTCCCCCTCACTCCTGCTCCGCCTCCGCGCGGAATTCAGACGCGGATTTCCATGTCCccgatgctaaaggagccaTTTTTATCCGCGTGCCCGTGCTAGGACCTGGCCGGTTCGGGGATGGACGCACAGATTTAGCTGATCCCGTCGCTGCTCGCGCTCGATCTCGCGGCGCCCCGCCCCGGCCCCCCGGCTCCACGAGATGATCTGAGCCCCGCGATCTGCTGGAGAAATGGAGCCGCCGCCGTCGGATCTGAACACCCACCTGCCGCCGCGGAAGCGGCTGCTCGCCGGGCTCAGGACGGCGGTGGCCACCAccggcgacgccgccgccgccgagccgctcCCGTCCCCGCCCGCCTCCGCGGGCGATCTCGCCACCCGCCTCCGCGAGATGGCGCTCGCCGCCAACGCGTCGGCGTCCTCGCCCGAGGAGATGATCGAGGCGGCCAGGGCGGCCGCGCAGGCCGCCGCggacgccgccgtcgccgcgcgcGCCGTGGCCGCGGAGaaggccgccgtcgccgccaagGCTAGGGCGGCCGCCCGGGCTGCCATGGAGTTCCTTGATTCCTTCTCGTCCAGGGGAGCCGGCGCGTCCAGGAACGGGAACGGACTCCAGTTTAAGGTCAAGTCCAGGAAGAAGCATGTCCAGGTCAAGATGCTCTACAGGCCCAATGGAACCCTTGGGCTAGGGGAGGCTCCCAAGCCTAGGAGGCGCAAGCAATCGGATGAAGAGGTCGCACGCAATTTGCACCGAGTCATGAATAGCTCGCCGAGGATCTCTCACACTGGACCCCCCAAGAGGCCTCGTACCATCACTGCTGGTGATGCCAAAGATGCGGTTGTTGCACCCGGTGGAGGTAACGGCGAGGGTGACACTGATGCTTGTaatggttcttcaattcatgtgCCAATTGAGGCTGGCACTGGGTTGCCTAATGGATGCTCGGAGGGGAAATCTAGTGAGAGAACTGTTCCATTGCTCAATCGTGAGGGTCCTGATGTTGACGGTCAAGACTCATCCAGACACGCCGCAAAGAGTAGCGGCGACATTGCTGACAATGGAGTTTGGGTTCGAAACTTAAGTGCCGGTCAGAAAGTGAAGATCAAGAGAAAGGAGCTGCTTCTGAATCAAAATGGTGgtaaagaaacagaagaacccaAAGAATCAGAACAGCCCAGAGAAACAGAACCCTTTGTACATTCTTTTGCGCTTGATGAATCAAAGTCAAactcaaatggaaaaggaaGATCAAAGCCAAATGGGAATGGAGCAGAAAAGCTTGCAGGCCCTGCAGATACAAAGACCCCAGGCGACGGCGTGACGCCGATGAAGATAACATCCGTATGGAAGTTCAAGAAGCTAAAGACATCTCACTGTTCTTCCGACAGCAAGGTGTTGCACAAGGTTTGCCCGCCGCCTCCTGCGGCGGCTGAAACCTCTGCTTCGGTGAAAGCTGATTAGCGAGGCACCATAGCATATAGTTCGGCAGATGCTTGTCTTAGCTATGCTTGTTGTGAGATTTTTGTATGTTGATGAAGTGGCTATTCAAACAAGGAGGGGAGAGGAGGTAAATCTCTCTTGGTAGATCTCACCTTTGCTTTGATTTTTTATACAAATGTGCTTGTTTTATGGTATATAGATTATTGGGTATTTCTACTGTATTGTTTCCTGTCCGTGCTTCCATTTGATGTCACTAGTGATAGGGAGTGTGGCATAATCTTGTAGATGTACCTGTTATGCATACATCGTTTTAATAAAAGGCACTGTGTAACCAATGCTCTGAGATACTAATTTTTTACCTTTGTTTCTTGTCTTGGAGTAAATGATGTCCTTTGTGCTATCATGGTGCAAATCTGTGTTAAAATATGAGGGGATTATGACAACAGGTAAGAAGCCCTATTTGTTTGTAACTACTACTAGTGGAAATAATTACTCTTTTATGTCCGAGCTAGGAGTTGTATACAAGGAATGTAATTAATAAGACCGAACATGACTGATGTGTGATCCTCTGTTTTTGCTGCTTCTGAGTAGATCCTAACTCCAGCATATGTTGTTAGCATGTTTCTGATTTGGTTAAACTCTGGCCCTCTTTGTATAATAATAATTCTATGTAAAGTCAGTTGTGGTATTGACCGCTTTTCTAGTTTTGGCCATTAGTTCACCAAATTTACGCCTTATGATGGACAAGCATCCAGATACTTTGTATGATGTTACTTTCCAGATCCTTTTTTAATATTATGAATCACAATATACATGGGTGGTTGAGCATGGAAGGCCATTGGAATTGCAAGATGTCAAATTCTATTCCTTTTCACATGTCAGTAGGTTTGTTTGTGATGGTGATGTCTAATGTCTTGAGGGAGCCTGCATGTTTGTATGGCCCCTCAAGATGACATTTATGGGTAGCATGAGAAGTGATGTCTAATGTTTTGATTTCGGTTGGCACCATGCATAATCTTTCTAGCCTGCAGCTCTGCCTTTCAGCCAAGCGAACAGGTAGGCACTGGCACGGTAGCTAGTGCCATTTTATTGTGACGAGTGCTATAGTGCACATAATACACATGGATGCCCCTGTGCATTGGCTTGTGATATCCTGGGTGGTGGTGATACGAAAGTATGGAGCATAATGGGTACTGTTGCTGGTATGGCAAGTGGAGTAGTAGTGGTGGCCACTGGTGCAGTTAGATTCTTCTCAGTTGGGTGTGCAATAGTGCATCAAGTGGACAGGCATAGCAGCAGAGGTAGCACAGATGATGCATACTCCTATCTACTATACGCTACTCGCCTACTCCCTgccccccaccccacccccaccccaaaTAAAGTGGCATTCTAGTTttctccaaaaaaaaaaggacaaaTTGTCTCATGGTATGGGCTGTTAGATAGACTGCTGGCTGGCTGGGTTCGCTTGCAGCCAGAGCACGAACTGCCAGTAGCAGGGTTCTATGCTTCTGATAGGCTGATAGGctgactgaggccttgtttaaaaCTAAatagtttttaagattctccgtatcgaatctttcgacacatacatgaagcattaaatatatacgaaaataaaaactaattgcacagtttatctgtaaatcgtgagacgaatctttctatagttggacaatatttgccacaaacaaacgaaagtgctacagtagcgaaatctaaaaaatttttgcatctaaacaaggcattgTGAAGCCTGTTTGCTTGGTTTGTTGATTTGTCGAAAATACTGATgaatagggatgaaaacggatcggatcggTGCGGATAATGCCTTTTCCATATCCTAATCCGCTTTTCTTTGTCGGATTCGGTGCGGAGCGGATAATACACGGATGTGGATGTGGATACGGTTTTTTTCGGTATTCGGAACTGGTACGGATATGGAGCGGAAATGGATCGGAGACGGATTTTAATAGTCGAGTAACATGTGCATACATAGAGAATTATATACTTGTGAAGAATTTATTTAGTACAGAACAAGAATAAGCAATAGATAATAATCTTGCATTGCATTCCATGTTGTTGCTCTCATACTAATAATTAACACTTAACATGATATCTTCACCAAAAAATAATAAGTTATTAGCCAATAAATAATAGCATCTAGcaaatttattaatttaaaaATGAGAACATTAAACAACCACATCataaaataaaagtcctcaactaacaaactttttaaaatcctaAATTCTTTAGTCTTGGAAGAGAAACCTTCGGATATCCTATTTTAAACATCGGATAATCCGCATAAAATTTACGGATAATCCATATCCGCCGGATTTTACCTATTCCATATCCTACTCCGTATCCGCAGATAATCGGATTCGGATTATCCGTATCCGCACGAATGTTAAAAGTTCTTCTCCATATCCTCAAAATTCGGAttcggatcggatcggatcggTTCGGAGAATTATCCACACCGCTTTCACCCCTACTGATGAATGACTGATTTGACCGCTATCAGGCATGGAGTTAAGCCGTTTATAGGTTGTTGGGTTTGAAAGGGGAGGTCTTGCTCGTGCTACTCTGATCAATCCTGCAGCAAAACAAGGCAGAGCAAGTGGCATTATGATTGAGGTGAGTAGAGTGGTCAGCTGATTCATCTCAGAATTCCAGATCCCATCTGGTTCTGGTGGTGGCTTAGTCAGTCACTCTAACCATTTCGCTTGCACTGCCTTTGTAATTTGTTGTTGGTGGGTATCCGATGGGTGAGAGGTGTGATGAAATTTCATgccaggttttttttttttgagtaaaGTTTTCATGCCAGGTTGGCAGCTTGTATTAttattagctagctagcttagcTTGCCATTATCTTTTTCTCTgtccccacacacacacacacacaacaagGTCCATTCAGGTGGGCGATGTAATGCTGCACCAAACACACACCCTCCCTCTCTTCTAATTGGTTGCCTTCCCTCCTctacagaaaaaaaaagaaaaaaaagaaagaaagaaaagaaaagaaaaatgcagAAAGAGCTGTATGTATGTCTGACAGTGCTCTGATCCAAGTTTCCTTGGTTCATGGTCACATATTTTAAACGAGTTCCTTTATACAGTATCAGTCATGAAATAAGTCTTTGTagtttcttcaaaaaaaaaagtctttGTAGCAAATTTGTTTGGTATTGTATGTGTTAATATTTCTATTTATAGCTCCATAAATCAGATCGAACTTATATAATTCTAACTTAGAACGAGACTAAAcatatattttggaactaacttttgaattttttttctaaacaagctagCTGCATAAAACATGGGATGCTGGAGCAATAATATATGACCGACCTATATTGCACAaacttatatatatgtatatatcaaATTAAAGAAAAAACATAAATTTAGTACTACGTACGGTACGTCTAGGATTGTCACATAAACCAACCACTAGCTACTTGCTTCGTCATAGTAATAAAAAAACACTAGACGATGTGTTTAAGCCAATGCAAGCTAGTGACGTTCTTCATGGATGGGTTGACAAATGTTCTTAGGTCCAGCACTGGTTTATAAATGTTGCCCACTTGTCTACTTTTCTAAATTCTAACATGTACTCGTGTCCGACGACGATGTACATTGAAACCGAGATGCATCGTAggacaggaaaaaaaaaaagagaaacgcCACGTCACAATCGTGTGCTGCTGTTCCTGTGGACAAACGTACGCCTTGGATCGGTACGTACCTACTCTGTATGTACGTAGGTACACCTCGACATGCTTATATGtgccttttcttttggaaagacTTGTTGCATGCACAGCCGTTCCTTTTGTGCACCAGGGCTATGCTGCTAGCCTGCTACAGTGCTACTCCctcaaataattaatttttaaaatCTGTACCGGTCATActttttaaatttaactaactTTATATAAAAgagtaataacatttatgacataaaatgcacattttataaaaatatattctataataaatctaataatactaatttaatatcataaattttaatattttttaaaaaaatattcagAGTTTAAAAGGTTTAACTTAGAAAAACTCTATAAATTAATTCTTTCAGAGAAAGTATATAGAAATAATAGTATGTGTATGTGCACGTGGCTGCAGCATACAACAACTCTGTATAGTTGGTCACATGGGAATTCATTCATGCTGCTGCCAGTTTTTTTTCGCTACATAACGGTACATGCTGCATTCTTGACGTAGCAACGGTTATCACCGTTGCAGCGAACCCGTCCGAACCAGCTGAGTTAAGGACATGTTTGATCCACTATATTTGTCACTTATTTTTTACTATGTATACCTAGTAAGTTTAATAACCTTGCCATATTTTTGTAACAACAAAATTCACCATCTAAAGTTAAAAGTATAACTCACTTGGTTAGATTTCTTGTGATGTAACCTAGTCATCGGATTTAAATTGTCGACTTGGCGTAGGTCCtcacattttttatttttttcataattTAATGATGTCATTTTAGTGGTGGACAACGTGATAGTCGATTAACAACGATGAGCCTAATTCACCAATCTCAATATCTACTGGCTCAATCTTTCAAGTATGTATGTATAAGTGTTTGTGTATTGTGATTCGGTAGAATTCGATTTGGGTCTATGATAGATGGATCAAATGGCTCAAAAGTTATGTGACTAAGTCGTGGCAACAACTAACTTAGTTGTGGCTCACGAGTCCGAAACAAGCGTGATTATTATGCATGCGCGCACACACATGGATGCCCTAGCTATATAAGACTATCTATTACATGGCTTCTAGGCAATGTTCTTTTCTTAGTGCAGACACGATGGATTTGTAAAGACATAGTTTTGAAAAAGCccattttattttgaaaatcgtTACCTTGATTCCTTAACTATTTTAACTTATGAAAAGATGCAACACATGGTAAGGTGGTGTGACGGCACTTGTGAGCTCTGTTGGCTACCGTGGAGAATATCGTTTGCAAAATAATGAAAATGAGTTTATAAATTGAACTAGTAATCGCCATAAAATATATAGCTATTCAAGGAATGACACCAAAGGCTTTTTGTTTGGATCTCCATATATTTAACTCAATCTACGTGTATTGAAGTAGATTGGGATGAAAATTAAACTAAGTTTCATTTTAATCCACTCCAAAAGTTTAagatgtatatatatgtgtatccaaacaaggccaaagTGTGTCCTGAAAACTGCATTGGATGGTGTTTGTCACCTCATCCTATCCTATGCTGTCTTTTGTCGCTAGAAAACACATGGTTATTTATGGAATTGAAAATTACtactctaggccttgtttagttcaccccaaaaagcaaaatcttttcaaaattctccgtcacatcgaatcttacgccacatacatggagtattaaatatagacgaaaataaaaactaattgcacaatttacctgtaaatcacgagatgaatcttttaagcttagttactctatgattggataatatttgtcaaataaaaacgaaagtgctacagttctgaaaacttttcagtttttggaactaaacaaggccctacatGCAATGGTAGCTTAATAACCGTTGTAAAAATTTTGTGTGTGATGATTAGGGGAAGCTCCCCCTCCTCCCCACTACTACCACAGTTCATGGGGTACATTGTCCCACAACCACCCTCAAGATTAACCTTTTTTACACTTAACTCTGTCGTTAAATCCTACTAACCCCCGAGACAAGATCATCTAGTCTAGTAAGTACGGGCAGTTCTATTTTACAGAAAGGACCCTGAGGGAGAGGGGGTTCCAGCGAAGGCCAACACATTTCCGGACGGGCACAAGACAACAATCGgcaccgcaccgcaccgcaccgcacGCCGACCCATCCGCCCCGCGcgcagcaccagcaccagcaccagcaccagcacacACTCCCCCGCCCCCGATCTCGCCGGCCGGTGGCCCTCGCCGCCGGCGACACCCGCCCCCAGTCGCCTCGCCCTCCCCTCGCCCCCGCCCTCCGCCCGGGGGGCGATGGAGGCGGCCTTCGACGCCTACTTCCGCGCCGCGGATCTGGACCGCGACGGCCGGATCAGCGGCCAGGAGGCCGTCGCCTTCTTCAAGGGCTCCGGCCTGCCCCAGCCCGTCCTCGCACAGGTGACCCTCAGATCTCCCCTCTCCTCCTTTCCCCAGCGCCGCGCCGCTCCTGCCCCGGCGATCTGCGCCAGTCCAGCCACCCCCCGTGTGGTTCGAATCGCGGTGTGCCTGGTCGCTGCAGCCTAGTTGCTCGCTCGGAATTCCGAGCTCCCGTGGGCTACGGGAGCCGAGATTTGGAGCCTGCGCTGCTCATTATGCTTTATGGGTGGATTTCGCTGTGTTCTAGTCCTTTCCACCACCGCCTTGCCCGAGCGGATCAACTTTAGTTGCTTTTCAGTGCTTCTTAGATGTCTGTTCCTCCTCCTGCCTTGATCCAGCTTTATAATTACGCACTCTAGCTTGCAATTTGCTTGTTCTGTCTCTGTATAGCACGGCTGGGTCCACCGTTTTAAGCTTGGAACATCATCTGTATGATTGTGCTTACTTGCTCACTAGCAAGTGTCGAGAACTGAGGTTTAGGCCACAGATTGGGGCTTTCCTTTTCATGGGCATGACCCTAATTTGCTCTTGGGATCCAATCTGAGTGGAGTACAAGATTACTGTAGT is part of the Sorghum bicolor cultivar BTx623 chromosome 10, Sorghum_bicolor_NCBIv3, whole genome shotgun sequence genome and harbors:
- the LOC8066383 gene encoding uncharacterized protein LOC8066383 — translated: MEPPPSDLNTHLPPRKRLLAGLRTAVATTGDAAAAEPLPSPPASAGDLATRLREMALAANASASSPEEMIEAARAAAQAAADAAVAARAVAAEKAAVAAKARAAARAAMEFLDSFSSRGAGASRNGNGLQFKVKSRKKHVQVKMLYRPNGTLGLGEAPKPRRRKQSDEEVARNLHRVMNSSPRISHTGPPKRPRTITAGDAKDAVVAPGGGNGEGDTDACNGSSIHVPIEAGTGLPNGCSEGKSSERTVPLLNREGPDVDGQDSSRHAAKSSGDIADNGVWVRNLSAGQKVKIKRKELLLNQNGGKETEEPKESEQPRETEPFVHSFALDESKSNSNGKGRSKPNGNGAEKLAGPADTKTPGDGVTPMKITSVWKFKKLKTSHCSSDSKVLHKVCPPPPAAAETSASVKAD